The DNA window TCACCGGATATCTCGACCGGTACTACGACTTCTGGCACCAGGCCTTTCCCGGCACCGGGTTCATCGGATCCGAGGAGTACGACCGGACCTACGCGCAGACCGCGCCGGGGCTCGGCCGCCGCTTCGCCGCCGTCCGCGAGGCCCTCGCCTCCGGGGAGACCGGCCGGCTCCCGGCCTTCCTCGCCGGGTGGGCGGAGCACTGCCGGGAGCTGCGCGAGCGCGCCGAGGCGCTCGCCGTCGCCGGGGACCTGGTCTTCCGCTCCTGGGACGGCACCCGCGACGAACGGGTGACGGACCCCGCCCAGGCCCTGCCCCTGCTGCTCTCCCCGTACATGCACATGACCAACAACCGGCTCCACGTCACCATCCGCGACGAGGCCTACCTGGCCCATCTGCTCGGCCGGGTGCTGCGCGAGGGCGGGGTCCCGGCCGAAGGCGCGGCGGTCGCCCCGTGACCGGCTCCCCGACCGCGCCGGGCCCGGCGGGTCTGCTCGGCCACCGGCCCGCCCTGCGGCCCGAGGTCCTGCTGTCCGCGCCGCTGCTCGACGGGCCGGCGACCGTCCACCTGGTCAAGGACCCGGTGTCCGGAGCGTCGTTCGAGATCGGGCCCAAGGAGTTCTTCCTCGTCTCGCGACTGGACGGCTCCCGCAGCCTCGCGGACATCGGCACCGAGTACGCGCACGCCTTCGGCAAACGGCTCGGCGAGGGCAACTGGCAGCAGCTGCTGGCCCTGCTCGGCAGCCGGCGGCTCCTCACAGGCGGCCCGCCGCCGCCCGCACCCGCGCCGCGCGGCAGACCGCTGGAGGGCACCCTGGCCCGCGGCACGCTGCGCCTGGTCGCGGACGCCGACGCCACCACGGCCCGGCTGCACCGCGCCCTGCGCCCGCTGCTGCACCCCGCGGTGCTCGCGGCCCTGCTGCTCGGCTGCCTGGCCATGGAGGCCGTGCTCGCCGTGTCGCTGGGCGAACTCGCCCACGCCTTCGGATGGCTGCTGCTCCAGCCGGCCCCCCTGATGGCGGTGGCCACCCTGATGTGGCTGAGCACCGCCCTGCACGAGTTCGCGCACGGCATCGCGGCACGCCATGTCGGCGGCACCGTAGGGGAGATCGGGCTGCGGTGGCGGCTGCCCGTCGCCCTCATGTACTGCACCGTGGAGAACTACCGCTTCCTGGCGCGGCGTCGGCACCAGCTGGCGGTCGCCGCCGCGGGCGCCTTCGCCAACCTACTGTTCCTGCTGCCGTTCTTCGGCTGGTGGGCGGCGCTGCCCGAGGAGGACCCCACCCGGCGGGTGCTCGCCGCGCTCCTGCTCCTCGGCAGCGCGCAGGCACTCGTCAACCTGCTCCCGCTGCCCCCGCTGGACGGCTACACGATGCTCGGCCACGGCCTGCGCGTCACCCGGCTGGCGCCCGCCAGTTCGGGGTACCTGCGCCTGCGGATGCGCGACCGGGCGGCGGCCGCCGCGTACCCGCCGCGGGCCCGCCGGCTCTACCTCGGCTACGGCATCGGCTCCGCCGCGGTCGTCCTGCTGCTGGCGGCCGGCCTCGCCGGAGCCGTCTGGTACGCCGTGACCACCTGACCACCTGACCACCTGACCACCTGACCCCACGACCCGCACCATCCCGCGACCGCACCACCCCCAGGACCGGCGCGACGCCCCGTCCGAAGACAGGCACGACAG is part of the Streptomyces subrutilus genome and encodes:
- a CDS encoding peptidase M50 → MTGSPTAPGPAGLLGHRPALRPEVLLSAPLLDGPATVHLVKDPVSGASFEIGPKEFFLVSRLDGSRSLADIGTEYAHAFGKRLGEGNWQQLLALLGSRRLLTGGPPPPAPAPRGRPLEGTLARGTLRLVADADATTARLHRALRPLLHPAVLAALLLGCLAMEAVLAVSLGELAHAFGWLLLQPAPLMAVATLMWLSTALHEFAHGIAARHVGGTVGEIGLRWRLPVALMYCTVENYRFLARRRHQLAVAAAGAFANLLFLLPFFGWWAALPEEDPTRRVLAALLLLGSAQALVNLLPLPPLDGYTMLGHGLRVTRLAPASSGYLRLRMRDRAAAAAYPPRARRLYLGYGIGSAAVVLLLAAGLAGAVWYAVTT